One Aphelocoma coerulescens isolate FSJ_1873_10779 chromosome 8, UR_Acoe_1.0, whole genome shotgun sequence genomic region harbors:
- the IL12RB2 gene encoding interleukin-12 receptor subunit beta-2 codes for MPFAWIVPSAIWLVLHFTAESCRKGAVGASRAARGTVEVCSNGNMTANTACAIRQGTSVTLSCQLGALQGAAECRAAIFLNNSEQVRNQGGSVSKTFAVTTYGKHTFTCKTLCGDKTRLVCGIDIQCGNPPDEPRNVSCIQHGTRGHLTCTWDKGRLTYLDTAYGIELSNGTDTFCFPEETPSQVFGSRALSKLDFDSNYTVVVSASNKLGNASSQPLTFMLIDIVKPHPPEFSVEFDDSSATNCTFSWHDEAQAQHYRLRYRPLSRHTWSVVESFHREEYHLQGLEPDTAYEFQVSCRLLPGRGLWSDWSRSQMHTPAAVPTGILDVWYRQQDVDSGHQNLSLFWKALSKPEAGGRILGYTVTLEALDHGKLPAQSHQTTQTSFSRVTPRVGHRITVSAHNSRGSSPPVAILARPGSQDLPPPQRVSAVALGNSSILVSWSPPLGSAVSVGGYVVEWEEPWREPRLQPQQSWVKLPPSHLSTVLAEHIRDNVCYQIHVSALYQDRAGQAASVRGNSTAQAPSAGPQMLTTPWASGVLVSWEEIPAPQQRGCITGYHIYLQRRDRQGQPEVHAVPAGKAPCSLHIPDLEPGEHHDLWMTAVTAAGEGPRGNSDSVCLESAGGWVTLVLICSFCSFFILSACVCSVPPVRKVFQALFSLLLPQWQSKAIPDPANATWARSLTATKAELSAPSSPFLPSGFEEPETTPVEETFAHPEPPIPGDKLLVGSAGSRGHGDWAQESSGEEQQLPELYQRLVVEAMEPPEPVSEYISNPGTSALPPEPDTAPDLPEPDCSPLSVFPTTFLAPALCCEGNLTLDRVKLNCSSFPR; via the exons ATGCCATTTGCATGGATCGTGCCCTCAGCAATTTGGTTGGTGCTGCACTTCACGGCAG AATCCTGCAGGAAAGGGGCGGTgggggccagcagagctgccCGTGGCACCGTGGAGGTCTGTAGCAATGGGAACATGACAGCCAACACCGCCTGTGCCATCCGGCAGGGCACCAGCGTCACCCTGTCCTGCCAGCTGGGagccctgcagggagctgccGAGTGCCGGGCTGCGATTTTCCTCAACAACTCCGAGCAAGTCAGAAACCAGGGAGGCTCAGTCAGCAAAACCTTTGCGGTCACTACCTACGGCAAACACACCTTCACGTGCAAAACTCTCTGTGGAGACAAGACCAGACTCGTTTGTGGAATCGATATCCAGTGTGGAA ATCCTCCAGATGAGCCCAGGAATGTGTCCTGTATCCAGCacgggacacggggacatctCACCTGCACCTGGGACAAAGGAAGGCTCACCTACCTTGACACTGCCTATGGAATCGA GCTCTCCAATGGGACAGACACCTTTTGCTTTCCAGAAGAAACTCCCAGTCAGGTGTTCGGCTCTCgggctctgagcaagctggATTTTGACTCCAATTACACCGTGGTGGTTTCTGCCTCCAATAAATTAGGAAATGCTTCGTCCCAGCCACTCACCTTCATGCTAATAGACATAG TGAAGCCACATCCTCCCGAGTTTTCAGTGGAATTTGATGACTCTTCTGCCACCAACTGCACCTTCTCATGGCACGACGAGGCACAAGCACAGCACTACAGGCTGAGATACCGTCCCCTCAGCAGGCACACCTGGAGCGTG GTTGAAAGCTTCCACAGGGAGGAATATCACCTGCAGGGGCTGGAGCCTGACACGGCCTACGAGTTCCAGGTGAGCTGCAGGCTCCTCCCGGGGCGAGGGCTGTGGAGCGACTGGAGCAGGAGCCAGATGCACACCCCAGCAGCAG TGCCCACTGGGATCCTGGATGTCTGGTACCGGCAGCAGGACGTGGACTCTGGGCACCAGAACCTCTCCCTTTTTTGGAAG GCTCTGAGCAAGCCAGAGGCTGGAGGGAGAATCCTGGGATACACGGTGACCTTGGAAGCCCTGGACCACGGGAAGCTCCCAGCACAATCCCACCAAACCACCCAGACCAGCTTCTCCAGGGTGACCCCCAGGGTGGGCCACAGGATCACGGTCAGCGCCCACAACTCCCGGGGCAGCTCCCCCCCTGTGGCCATCCTGGCCCGCCCGGGCAGCCAGG ATCTGCCCCCTCCTCAGCGAGTCTCTGCCGTGGCCCTGGGGAACAGCAGCATCCTGGTGAGCTGGAGCCCCCCCCTCGGGTCCGCCGTGTCCGTGGGGGGGTATGTGGTGGAGTGGGAAGAGCCCTGGAGGGAGCCAcgcctgcagccccagcagagctgggtgaagCTGCCCCCGTCCCACCTGTCCACGGTGCTAGCAG AGCACATCAGAGATAACGTCTGCTATCAGATCCACGTGTCTGCACTTTATCAGGACAGAGCTGGACAGGCAGCATCGGTCAGGGGAAACTCTACAGCACAAG CCCCATCAGCTGGGCCCCAGATGCTCACAACCCCCTGGGCCAGCGGCGTCCTggtttcctgggaggagatccCAGCTCCCCAGCAGAGGGGCTGCATCACTGGGTACCACATCTACCTGCAGaggagggacaggcagggccagcccgAGGTCCATG CCGTTCCTGCCGGGAAGGCTCCTTGCTCCCTGCACATCCCTGACCTGGAGCCCGGGGAGCACCACGACCTTTGGATGACGGCGGTGACAGCGGCCGGGGAGGGGCCCCGGGGCAACAGCGACAGCGTCTGCCTGGAAA GTGCTGGGGGCTGGGTCACTCTGGTGCTcatctgcagcttctgcagcttctTCATCCTCTCAGCCTGCGTTTGTTCTGTGCCTCCAGTGAGGAAAGT ATTCCAGGCgcttttctccctcctcctgccgcAGTGGCAGAGCAAAGCCATTCCCGACCCTGCCAACGCCACGTGGGCCAGGAGCTTAACGGCTACCAAG GCGGAGCTGAGCgctccctccagccccttcctgcCCAGCGGCTTCGAAGAGCCCGAAACGACCCCGGTGGAGGAAACCTTCGCGCACCCCGAGCcccccatccctggggacaAGCTGCTGGTGGGCAGCGCTGGCagcaggggacacggggactgGGCACAGGAGAGCTCgggggaggagcagcagctccctgagctGTACCAGAGGCTGGTGGTGGAGGCGATGGAGCCCCCGGAGCCCGTGTCCGAGTACATCTCCAACCCCGGCACCTCCGCCCTGCCCCCGGAGCCCGACACTGCCCCCGACCTCCCCGAGCCCGACTGCAGCCCCCTCTCCGTCTTCCCAACCACATTCCTGGCTCCTGCCCTCTGCTGCGAAGGGAATCTGACTCTGGATAGAGTGAAACTGAACTGCAGCTCCTTCCCAAGGTAG